A section of the Styela clava chromosome 9, kaStyClav1.hap1.2, whole genome shotgun sequence genome encodes:
- the LOC144427178 gene encoding uncharacterized protein LOC144427178 — translation MSDVQSENVTATIAPEKKVDEHVEEKVEKTEELTADSQSDGEEEEFAETNFEADDNSEDFIPNEEVDENEEEDSCSSGEEEVGVDVKLIELGGQKFLQLKYENDEQRRKELQAKMKAEDSENEEEEEVSNEKQEDKDSDKKEGKDSFKYYRTATILDEDMDKEYKSDEDEYFDPMEGGTLTDIEYSSGDERDTESEPETETLEGKHKKTGEALTCIKMIEQLQIPPRDQTCLPTEFASAQVSDQPMECS, via the coding sequence ATGTCTGATGTACAAAGCGAAAATGTAACTGCCACCATTGCTCCTGAGAAGAAAGTGGATGAACATGTTGAAGAAAAAGTTGAGAAGACGGAGGAACTGACTGCAGATTCTCAAAGTGATGGGGAAGAAGAGGAATTTGCAGAAACTAACTTTGAAGCAGACGATAATTCTGAAGATTTTATTCCTAATGAAGAAGTTGACGAAAATGAGGAAGAAGATTCTTGCTCAAGTGGAGAAGAAGAAGTTGGGGTCGATGTAAAATTAATTGAACTCGGAGGTCAGAAGTTCCTCCAACTAAAATATGAGAATGATGAACAGCGGCGAAAGGAATTACAAGCTAAAATGAAAGCAGAAGATAGTGAAaatgaagaagaagaagaagtcAGTAATGAAAAGCAGGAGGACAAAGATTCTGATAAAAAAGAAGGTAAAGATTCTTTCAAATACTACAGAACAGCTACAATATTAGATGAAGATATGGATAAGGAATATAAATCTGACGAAGATGAATATTTCGACCCCATGGAAGGGGGTACCCTCACTGATATTGAGTATTCCAGTGGAGATGAGAGAGACACTGAAAGTGAACCGGAAACTGAAACATTAGAAGGAAAACACAAGAAAACTGGTGAAGCATTGACGTGTATTAAAATGATTGAACAACTTCAAATTCCACCTCGTGACCAGACCTGTTTACCAACAGAATTTGCTAGTGCTCAAGTTTCTGATCAGCCAATGGAATGCTCATAA